The Equus caballus isolate H_3958 breed thoroughbred chromosome 30, TB-T2T, whole genome shotgun sequence DNA segment GAGGCTGCTCAGGATGCAGAGAAGCCGTGCACTCGGCCGCTCCTCCCCGGGGTTTCGAGCGCGGGCCCCAGGGAGGTTTGCAGAGCTGGGGCTCCTGCCGGGCTGCACCCTCGCACGCCCTGGAGTTCCTCCGAGTGGGCGCGGATCCCGGACCCGCAGGGGCAGCCGCGCGTCCCGGGTCACCCGGCGTGCGGAGGGCTGAGTCGCTGTGCGCGCGCGcgcgaacacacacacacacacacacacacacacacacacacacaaacacacacccctcCGCAGGGGGCGACCGCAGGGGGCGGCGAGTATTGGTTCCGGTACAGGGGACGTGCAGCGTCTCGGTCCCCAGCGCGCGCAGGCGCGCCCACACTCACAAAACACACTTGTTTAGGGACTGGCGACAAGGCCAACGCTGAAAAATGCCCCGGCTCTGGCCCCGCAGCGTTCCCAGGCCTTCCTAGGCGGAGGGACACGGCCCCAAGGCCAGGGTCAGAAGGTAAAAGGCAGGCTCGCAGGCGCCCTCCCGGCCCCGGGTGCAGGCAGCGGCTGGGGGAAGGCAGGTCCTGCACAGGTTCCCTCCAAGTCGGTGCCTGATGGCCAGAGAGGGTGGAGCGGGGAGATCCTGAAGTCCAAGGGCGGGGGCTGCCCCGTTATACCCGCTATAACCAGTGTTAGCTTGGGCCGAGGAGACGGTGGATGGGGTGTCCTCACCCTTGCGGGGAGCGGAGTCAGCCGCGCCCCGCACACTGCACACTTAGAAAGCAAGTAGTCGTCCCCGTCCCCCGCCCGTCCGCGTGGCTCTGGAGACGAATCTTTAGAGTTTGGAATTGGAAGGGACCTCCAAGCGCATCACAGCCTGGAGTGAGGGGTGGGAGCGCACTCGGGAAACGCGCCCCCACAACCGCGCTGGCGACTGAGGCCCCTGGGGCTTGTGTCGAGCCGCACCATCCCTGTCGGTGAGACGTCCAACGGCACCCCGTCCCCGGCAGATTGGGGTTTCGCGGGCCAGGGCAGTCCTGGTCCCCGACCCGTCCCCCCCGACTCTCCCTCTCCCGGGGTCCTTACTTTTCTCCTTGTGTCTCCACAGCGGCGCTGTTGTTTATGGCGCTTTGGGCGGGGGCTGAGCCCGGTCTTgccccccgcccgccgcccgggcCATGCCACTCCATCCGCGCGCGGAGCCGCGGCCGCCGGGCCTCCGAGGCTGAGCCGGGAGCggcgggaggcggcggcggcgccggcggcGCCGGAACGGGAGCCGCGGCGGCGGACCCAGTACTATGGCTATGTACTGCTATGCACTCAACAGCCTGGTGATCATGAATAGCGCCAACCAGGGgaagagcggcggcggcccccggcCCAGCAGCACCGAgacgcccccgccgccggggagGGCCGTGTTGAGCCCCGGCAGCGTTTTCAGCCCCGGGAGAGGcgcctctttcctcttccccccaCCCGAGTCGTTGTCGCCCGAGGagcccgggagccccgggggctgGCGGAGTGGCCGGCGCAGGCTGAATAGtagcagcggcagcggcagcggcagcagcgTGGGCAGCCCCAGTTGGGCGGGTCGCCTGAGAGGGGACGGGCAGCAGGTGGTGACCGCCGGTACCCTCTCCCCTCCCGGGCCAGAAGAGGCCAAGAGGAAGCTGCGAATCCTGCAGCGCGAGCTGCAGAACGTGCAGGTGAACCAGAAGGTGGGCATGTTTGAGGCGCACATCCAGGCGCAGAGCTCTGCCATCCAAGCGCCCCGCAGCCCGCGTTTGGGCAGGGCTCGTTCGCCCTCCCCGAGCCCCTTCCGCAGCAGCAGTCAGCCCCCAGGAAGGGTCCTGGCTCAGAGCGACGAACGAAGGACAAAGTCCTGGGGGGAGCACTGTCCAGAGACTTCGGAGGCCGACTCCAGGAGGAGAGGCGGGGTCCCCAGCCCACGCCTCTCGAAGGACAAGGAGGGAGTGGCACCTTTTCCTGGCCTGGCCACCCAGTCAGGATCAGGGGCTCAGGACCCAGCCTCTCGGGTGAGAATGGAGAAGGGGGGTCCTGCCAGACCCCACTGTGGCTCACCCATAGCTATGGAAATCGACAAGAGGGTCTCCCCTCCTTTGGGAACTCAGAGCTGCCAAGCTTCCGCCTTGGAGCTGGTGGGAATGGACTTAGTGATGACCACAGAAGTGGCAGCGAGAGCCACATCCACTGGACCACACTGTCCACACgaccctgccctcatggagcggTCTGAGAGGGCCGGCGAGCTTGGGGGTGTGCACCCCCGGGAGGCCCTGGTCGAGACTCAGGGGCAGTCTCTGGGCAGTGAGACAAAACCAGCCTCAGAGAGGGGCGGTCCCCGCAGTGGAGAGCCCCCTGGAAAGGTGGAGAAAGGAAATCTGCCCTGTGGCGTGCCAGGCTCCGGGGCGCCTGAAGCAGGCGAGAAGCCAGAGGGGAGGACTGTGAATGAGCAAAGTTCGGAGCCCTCTGAGGCCCCCAGCTGGTTCAGGCCACCGGGAGACCTGGGCTTGGTAGGCCCTGACGTGGTGCAGAGTGGGGCCCTGGTGGTCGGGGAGCCTCAGCAGTGCTCCAACAGAGTGGATGAAGGGTCTCTGACACTGGGCCTGCTTGGGGGCAGCAGCTCCTCGCAGCCAGGGACCAGGGAGGTGGAGGCCGCAATACCCTCTGGTGGGATGCTGGAGCCTTTGCCCTGTTGGGTATCGGCAAAGGACCTGAAGGAACCTGCTTGCCTTCCTGGGGACAGGGTTGGGGTGCAGCCTGGGAGCTCCAGGGCTTGGCTCGGCCCCATGGAGGGAGCCAGTCTGGCCTGGACGTGTGGCACAGGGGTACAATCCCAGGAGACTTGGGGAAGCCAGCCGCAGGACAGAGACGCCCACCCCAGCCCAGAGCTGCTCTCCCCAGATCAGAAGGACAAGCCTTCCCTGAGAGAGGCCTGCAGCCCGGGCAGTATACCTGCCGTCATCATTACAGACATGGGTGCCCAGGAGGATGGGACCTTGGAGGAGGCGCAAGGAAGCCCTCGGGGCAGCCTGCCCCTGAGGAAACTGtcatcttcctctgcctcctccaccgGCTTCTCCTCCTCCTATGACGACTCGGAGGAGGACATCTCCAGTGACCCTGAGCGCTGCCTGGACCCCAACTCTGCCTTCCTGCATACCCTGGACCAGCAGAAGCCCAGAGTGGTAAGTCTTGCCCTGAGATTTTTCTAGAACTTGTACTGCTTTCATGCCCCATGTGGCCCCTGTTTTTCTTACTTTCCACTGAGTCCTTCTGAAGACTctgcccagggccctggggcagtCACAATTTATGATTCTCTTCAGGGGTGTTT contains these protein-coding regions:
- the ITPKB gene encoding inositol-trisphosphate 3-kinase B, with translation MAMYCYALNSLVIMNSANQGKSGGGPRPSSTETPPPPGRAVLSPGSVFSPGRGASFLFPPPESLSPEEPGSPGGWRSGRRRLNSSSGSGSGSSVGSPSWAGRLRGDGQQVVTAGTLSPPGPEEAKRKLRILQRELQNVQVNQKVGMFEAHIQAQSSAIQAPRSPRLGRARSPSPSPFRSSSQPPGRVLAQSDERRTKSWGEHCPETSEADSRRRGGVPSPRLSKDKEGVAPFPGLATQSGSGAQDPASRVRMEKGGPARPHCGSPIAMEIDKRVSPPLGTQSCQASALELVGMDLVMTTEVAARATSTGPHCPHDPALMERSERAGELGGVHPREALVETQGQSLGSETKPASERGGPRSGEPPGKVEKGNLPCGVPGSGAPEAGEKPEGRTVNEQSSEPSEAPSWFRPPGDLGLVGPDVVQSGALVVGEPQQCSNRVDEGSLTLGLLGGSSSSQPGTREVEAAIPSGGMLEPLPCWVSAKDLKEPACLPGDRVGVQPGSSRAWLGPMEGASLAWTCGTGVQSQETWGSQPQDRDAHPSPELLSPDQKDKPSLREACSPGSIPAVIITDMGAQEDGTLEEAQGSPRGSLPLRKLSSSSASSTGFSSSYDDSEEDISSDPERCLDPNSAFLHTLDQQKPRVSKSWRKIKNMVHWSPFVMSFKKKYPWIQLAGHAGSFKAAANGRILKKHCESEQRCLDRLMADVLKPFVPAYHGDVVKDGERYNQMDDLLADFDSPCVMDCKMGIRTYLEEELTKARKKPSLRKDMYQKMIDVDPEAPTEEEKAQRAVTKPRYMQWRETISSTATLGFRIEGIKKEDGSVNRDFKKTKTREQVTEAFREFTKGNRNVLVAYRDRLKAIRATLEVSPFFKCHEVIGSSLLFIHDKKEQAKVWMIDFGKTTPLPEGQTLQHDVPWQEGNREDGYLSGLNNLIDILTEMCSDAPQP